The proteins below are encoded in one region of Aquisphaera giovannonii:
- a CDS encoding metal-dependent hydrolase family protein: MAMKIIRMGCCGSLIAACLVIGGLPARAEEPAVVLRPARVFDGLGKGAVEGWVVVVRGEVIEAAGPAGEVKVPEGAKVVELPGATVIPGLIDAHTHVLLHPYNETLWNDQVLKEPLALRVCRATNHLRSDLLSGFTTIRDLGTEGAGYADVGLRDAVAQGIVPGPRMLVTTRAIVATGSYAPKGFAPEWEIPQGAEEADGHDALIRVVRDQIGKGADWIKVYADAAMGGKEVLPSFSAEELSLIVETARSQGRLVAAHASSREGMRRAAMAGVATIEHGYGGDPEVFRLMAERKVALCPTLAAAEAGATRYKGWTLNETPEPDGLARLRRLLTQAREAGVTIVNGSDIGVFSHGDGARELELLTALGMTPAESLRAATSDAAKALRLDHRLGSIRNGLLADLVAVDGDPTCDIKALRRVRLVMKAGTIHGRDKD, from the coding sequence ATGGCCATGAAGATCATTCGGATGGGTTGCTGTGGTTCGTTGATCGCGGCGTGCCTGGTGATCGGTGGGCTCCCCGCCCGGGCGGAGGAGCCGGCGGTCGTGCTCCGGCCCGCGCGGGTCTTCGACGGGCTCGGGAAGGGGGCGGTCGAGGGCTGGGTCGTGGTGGTCCGGGGGGAGGTCATCGAGGCGGCGGGGCCGGCGGGCGAGGTGAAGGTGCCGGAGGGGGCGAAGGTGGTGGAGCTGCCCGGGGCGACGGTGATCCCCGGGCTCATCGACGCGCATACGCACGTGCTGCTCCACCCGTACAACGAGACGCTCTGGAATGACCAGGTGCTCAAGGAGCCGCTGGCCTTGCGCGTCTGCCGGGCGACGAACCACCTGAGGAGCGACCTGCTCTCGGGCTTCACCACGATCCGCGACCTGGGCACCGAGGGCGCGGGGTACGCGGACGTCGGGCTCCGCGACGCGGTGGCGCAGGGGATCGTGCCGGGGCCGCGGATGCTCGTCACGACCCGCGCGATCGTGGCGACGGGCTCGTACGCGCCGAAGGGGTTCGCCCCGGAGTGGGAGATCCCCCAGGGGGCGGAGGAGGCCGACGGGCATGATGCCCTGATCCGGGTCGTCCGCGACCAGATCGGCAAGGGGGCGGACTGGATCAAGGTGTATGCGGACGCGGCGATGGGCGGCAAGGAGGTCTTGCCCTCGTTCAGCGCCGAGGAGCTCTCGCTCATCGTCGAGACGGCCCGCTCCCAGGGCCGGCTCGTCGCCGCGCATGCCTCGTCCCGCGAGGGCATGCGCCGGGCGGCCATGGCCGGCGTGGCGACGATCGAGCACGGCTACGGCGGCGACCCCGAGGTCTTCCGCCTGATGGCCGAGCGCAAGGTCGCCCTCTGCCCCACGCTCGCCGCCGCCGAGGCCGGCGCCACCCGGTACAAGGGCTGGACCCTGAACGAGACGCCGGAGCCCGATGGCCTGGCCAGGCTCCGCAGGCTGCTCACGCAGGCCCGCGAGGCCGGCGTGACGATCGTCAACGGCAGCGACATCGGCGTGTTTTCCCACGGCGACGGCGCCCGCGAGCTGGAGCTGCTCACCGCCCTCGGCATGACCCCCGCCGAATCCCTCCGCGCCGCGACCTCCGACGCCGCGAAGGCCCTGCGCCTCGACCACCGACTGGGCTCGATCCGGAACGGCCTCCTGGCCGACCTCGTCGCCGTCGACGGCGACCCGACCTGCGACATCAAGGCCCTCCGCCGCGTCCGACTGGTGATGAAGGCCGGGACGATCCACGGAAGGGACAAAGACTAG